The following proteins come from a genomic window of Alicyclobacillus dauci:
- the sdhA gene encoding succinate dehydrogenase flavoprotein subunit, protein MTTIKIAEAGVPVKLFSLVPVKRSHSVCAQGGINGAVNTKGEGDSPWEHFDDTIYGGDFLANQRQVLGMCEAAPAIIHLMDRMGVMFNRTPEGLLDFRRFGGTKHHRTAFAGASTGQQLLYALDEQVRRYEVAGLVEKYEGWDFLGAVLDDEQICRGICAQDLRSMEIQYFKADAVVMCTGGNGLIFGKSTNSMINTGSAGSELYQQGVKYANGEMIQVHPTAIPGDDKLRLMSESARGEGGRIWTYKDGKPWYFLEEMYPEYGNLVPRDVATRAIHKVCVEMGLGVDGQNQVYLDLSHIPANVLNVKLGNILDIYEKFVGDDPRKVPMRIFPAVHYTMGGLWVDLDQMTNVPGLFAAGEAEFQYHGANRLGANSLLSCIYGGMIAGPNAVRYAKNIKKSVDSIPESLFESHQKKYVDDFESILRMEGDENPYQLHRELGQWMNDNVTVVRVNERLQKTDEKIQELQERWKRIHMADTSRWENQMAQFTRHLRNMLVMARVITIGALNRNESRGAHYKPEFPDRDDENFLKTTIAQYTPDGPKLSYEDVDVSLIKPRLRNYAVKKEETKE, encoded by the coding sequence ATGACGACGATTAAGATTGCTGAAGCGGGTGTGCCAGTAAAGCTGTTTTCGCTGGTTCCTGTTAAGCGGTCCCACTCTGTGTGCGCGCAGGGCGGAATCAATGGAGCCGTAAATACGAAAGGTGAGGGTGACTCCCCTTGGGAGCACTTTGACGATACCATCTACGGTGGCGACTTTCTCGCCAATCAACGTCAGGTTCTTGGCATGTGCGAAGCCGCCCCGGCCATCATTCACTTGATGGATCGCATGGGCGTTATGTTCAACCGTACGCCAGAGGGACTGCTTGATTTCCGTCGGTTCGGTGGAACAAAGCATCACCGTACTGCATTTGCAGGCGCTTCCACTGGACAACAACTTCTGTATGCATTGGACGAGCAAGTGCGTCGATACGAAGTGGCAGGCCTCGTTGAAAAGTATGAAGGCTGGGACTTCCTCGGAGCCGTGCTCGACGACGAGCAAATCTGTCGCGGCATTTGTGCACAGGATCTGCGGTCTATGGAGATTCAATACTTCAAAGCCGACGCGGTGGTCATGTGTACTGGCGGCAACGGTCTCATTTTCGGTAAGAGCACCAACTCCATGATCAACACCGGTTCTGCAGGATCCGAGTTGTATCAGCAGGGTGTCAAGTACGCAAACGGTGAAATGATCCAGGTTCACCCAACCGCTATCCCTGGCGACGATAAACTTCGGTTGATGTCGGAATCGGCTCGTGGCGAAGGTGGCCGTATCTGGACGTACAAGGACGGAAAACCGTGGTACTTCCTGGAGGAAATGTATCCTGAATATGGTAACCTCGTCCCTCGTGACGTTGCTACTCGAGCCATTCACAAAGTCTGTGTAGAAATGGGCTTAGGTGTTGACGGGCAAAATCAAGTTTACCTTGACTTGTCACATATTCCGGCCAACGTGTTGAACGTTAAGCTCGGAAACATCCTCGACATCTACGAGAAATTCGTCGGTGACGACCCGCGCAAGGTTCCAATGCGTATTTTCCCGGCAGTTCACTACACGATGGGCGGTCTCTGGGTCGATCTCGACCAAATGACCAACGTTCCAGGACTGTTTGCGGCTGGCGAAGCGGAGTTCCAATACCATGGTGCGAATCGTCTCGGCGCAAACTCGCTGTTGTCCTGTATTTATGGTGGCATGATCGCAGGGCCAAATGCGGTCCGATACGCAAAGAACATCAAGAAATCGGTCGATAGCATTCCTGAGTCTCTTTTCGAGTCACATCAGAAGAAGTACGTTGACGATTTCGAAAGCATTCTTCGCATGGAAGGCGACGAAAACCCTTATCAACTGCACCGTGAACTGGGTCAGTGGATGAACGACAATGTAACGGTCGTGCGGGTGAACGAGCGTTTGCAGAAGACGGACGAAAAGATCCAAGAACTGCAAGAACGATGGAAACGGATCCACATGGCAGATACGTCACGTTGGGAAAACCAAATGGCTCAATTTACACGGCATTTGCGGAACATGCTGGTGATGGCTCGGGTGATCACCATCGGTGCATTGAACCGGAACGAAAGCCGCGGTGCGCACTACAAGCCAGAATTCCCAGACCGGGATGATGAGAACTTCTTGAAAACAACCATTGCACAGTACACGCCGGATGGTCCGAAACTCTCGTACGAGGACGTCGATGTGTCGCTCATCAAACCCCGTCTGCGCAACTATGCCGTGAAAAAGGAGGAGACGAAAGAGTGA
- the sdhB gene encoding succinate dehydrogenase iron-sulfur subunit, with translation MSATVEATAAVTRNVHLIIERQKDPQSAPYTEEFIVEYKPGMNVIACLMDIQRNPRNKAGQPVAPVTWEMNCLEEICGACTMVINGKPRQACSTLVDQLEQPIRIKPMRTFPVVRDLVVDRSRMFDALKKVKAWIPIDGTYDLGPGPRMSARDQQTAYELSRCFTCGACVEACPNVNDKSSFIGPFAISQARLFNMHPTGAMHKEDRLDALMGEGGIHECGNAQNCVQVCPKGIPLTTSIAAMNRQTTYRALGAWLRK, from the coding sequence GTGAGCGCAACTGTCGAAGCGACTGCAGCAGTAACTCGAAACGTCCATCTGATCATCGAACGGCAAAAGGATCCACAATCAGCTCCATACACGGAAGAGTTTATTGTTGAATACAAGCCGGGCATGAACGTCATTGCCTGCTTGATGGATATTCAACGCAACCCGCGGAATAAAGCGGGCCAACCAGTTGCTCCGGTGACCTGGGAAATGAACTGCCTGGAAGAGATCTGCGGTGCGTGTACCATGGTCATCAACGGAAAGCCACGCCAAGCGTGTTCAACGCTGGTTGATCAATTGGAGCAACCGATTCGCATCAAGCCCATGCGTACTTTCCCAGTCGTGCGTGACTTGGTTGTGGATCGCAGCCGCATGTTCGACGCACTGAAGAAAGTGAAAGCATGGATTCCCATTGACGGGACATACGACTTGGGACCTGGTCCGCGCATGTCCGCACGTGATCAACAGACTGCGTACGAACTTTCTCGGTGCTTCACGTGTGGTGCCTGTGTTGAGGCTTGTCCAAACGTCAACGATAAGTCTTCATTTATCGGTCCGTTTGCGATTTCTCAAGCTCGACTCTTCAATATGCATCCAACGGGTGCGATGCACAAGGAAGATCGACTCGATGCTTTAATGGGTGAGGGCGGCATTCATGAGTGCGGAAACGCACAAAACTGCGTGCAGGTTTGTCCAAAGGGAATTCCTCTGACAACGTCCATTGCCGCTATGAATCGCCAAACCACTTATCGTGCACTTGGCGCTTGGTTGCGCAAGTAA
- a CDS encoding lipoate--protein ligase yields MKFIDNGDQTDPSLNLALEEYMLYHLNLTEPYLLFYINRPSIIIGRNQNAYEEVNLPYVNEHQLPVVRRLSGGGAVYHDLGNLNFSFLTRREGDSFRNFARFTEPVVNALRSMGVDAELKGRNDLQIGDKKISGNAQFSTNDRMFSHGTLMFDVNAESVASALRVNRIKMESKGIKSVRSRVTNIRPHLASDMSIQTFRDSLLKYIFEVSDVRNVPRVELTDHDWGAIREIHRQRYGNWHWNYGKSPAFNLKNVKRFDTGTVDVRLKVESGIIRHSKIYGDFFGMGDIFDVEKKLQNVPYELGAVSAALQGINLSSYFGDMDTDVFVQFLFGATSLSNEKQD; encoded by the coding sequence ATGAAATTCATCGATAACGGAGACCAGACGGATCCCTCCTTAAACCTGGCTCTAGAAGAGTACATGCTCTATCACTTGAATTTGACAGAGCCGTATCTTCTGTTTTACATCAACCGCCCTTCCATTATCATCGGTCGCAATCAAAATGCTTATGAGGAAGTCAATTTGCCTTACGTCAATGAACATCAACTTCCGGTTGTTAGACGACTGTCAGGCGGTGGTGCGGTTTATCACGATCTCGGCAATCTCAATTTCAGTTTTCTCACGCGCAGGGAAGGCGACAGTTTTCGGAATTTCGCGCGGTTTACAGAGCCTGTTGTCAATGCCCTTCGCTCTATGGGTGTAGATGCGGAACTCAAAGGGCGTAATGACCTTCAAATAGGCGACAAAAAAATCAGTGGGAACGCACAGTTTTCCACCAACGACCGCATGTTCAGTCATGGAACATTAATGTTCGATGTAAACGCAGAAAGTGTAGCATCAGCGCTCCGGGTAAATCGGATAAAGATGGAATCAAAAGGAATCAAATCCGTTCGCTCGCGCGTCACAAATATTCGGCCCCATTTAGCGTCGGATATGTCCATTCAAACGTTTCGAGACTCGTTGCTAAAATACATTTTTGAGGTTTCGGATGTGAGGAACGTACCCCGTGTTGAGTTAACCGATCACGACTGGGGCGCTATTCGGGAAATTCATAGACAGCGTTATGGGAATTGGCATTGGAACTACGGCAAGTCACCCGCTTTTAATCTGAAAAACGTAAAGCGGTTCGATACGGGAACTGTTGACGTTCGTCTTAAGGTTGAGTCGGGTATCATCCGCCATTCGAAGATATACGGCGACTTCTTTGGGATGGGGGATATATTTGATGTGGAGAAGAAACTGCAAAACGTTCCCTACGAACTAGGGGCGGTTTCTGCCGCACTTCAAGGAATAAACCTGTCAAGTTATTTCGGTGACATGGATACCGATGTATTTGTCCAATTTCTGTTTGGTGCGACTTCGTTGAGTAATGAGAAACAGGACTAG
- the trhO gene encoding oxygen-dependent tRNA uridine(34) hydroxylase TrhO codes for MQDYQILLYYKYTAIDVPEQFVKEHREFCESLGLRGRIIVAPEGINGTVSGPIKATQIYMDALHQDSRFSDMVFKIDPSEGHAFKKLIVRHKKEIVNLHLEHDVDPRLESGKRLSPKEFHEMLKREDVVVIDGRNDYEYEIGHFRNAIRPDVKAFREFPQWIEAHKDEFTGKTVLTYCTGGIRCEKLSGYLVRQGLRDVYQLDGGIVTYSKDPEVQGHLFDGKCYVFDERIAVKVNHTDEDVVVSHCEHCGEPCDRYINCGYLDCHRQHLCCESCEREWYGFCSHECEQEAKERDRVDPLVLHLQPVE; via the coding sequence ATGCAGGACTACCAAATCCTCCTGTACTACAAATATACTGCGATAGATGTTCCTGAGCAATTTGTTAAAGAACATCGGGAATTTTGTGAATCCCTCGGGCTTCGCGGTCGCATCATTGTTGCGCCCGAGGGAATTAATGGAACCGTGTCAGGTCCCATCAAAGCAACACAGATTTACATGGATGCACTACACCAGGACTCGAGATTCTCAGATATGGTCTTTAAAATTGACCCATCAGAGGGACATGCGTTCAAAAAACTCATTGTCCGGCATAAAAAGGAAATTGTTAACCTGCATTTGGAACACGACGTAGATCCCCGGTTGGAGAGTGGCAAGAGATTATCTCCCAAGGAATTTCACGAGATGCTGAAGCGGGAAGATGTCGTCGTCATCGATGGACGTAATGATTATGAATATGAAATTGGTCATTTTCGCAATGCCATTCGCCCTGATGTGAAGGCGTTTCGAGAGTTTCCGCAGTGGATTGAAGCGCACAAGGATGAATTCACGGGGAAGACAGTCTTGACGTACTGCACGGGTGGAATTCGTTGCGAAAAGCTCTCAGGCTATCTTGTTCGCCAAGGACTGAGGGATGTTTATCAGCTTGATGGTGGCATTGTCACATACAGCAAGGATCCTGAGGTGCAAGGACACTTGTTTGACGGGAAGTGTTATGTGTTCGATGAGCGGATCGCGGTGAAAGTCAACCACACAGATGAAGATGTCGTGGTCAGTCACTGTGAACACTGCGGAGAGCCTTGCGATAGGTACATCAATTGTGGGTATCTCGATTGCCATCGGCAGCATCTTTGCTGCGAATCCTGCGAACGCGAGTGGTATGGATTTTGCAGTCACGAATGCGAACAGGAAGCGAAAGAGCGGGATCGCGTCGATCCGTTGGTATTGCACCTCCAACCAGTGGAATGA
- a CDS encoding MFS transporter, with product MMTRRSYHFGNYFPLPAIARQHGYHWFVVGTVCIGAFMAALDASIVSVALPTLQSEFHTSMAHIEWVSLVYLLTLAALIVPFGRLSDMVGRRWMYTLGFTVFLVGSYLCATSQTLIELLVFRAIQGTGAALLQANSVSLITAATPYADRGKAIGIQAFAQGLGLCLGPFLGGLLVHVASWTSIFYINVPIGIMGTIIGICLLPRQAKVLKQTHFDFLGAIFLAITLVATMYVLKEGLQPGVSTLWMCVLIGVIVLFSVLFWTTEQRQEMPLIDLSYIRQRSIWLGNLTGLLSFSVMYAVTLLGPFWLIHGRGMTSLSAGLYLCVIPAGMALFTPLSGFLADHIPNHVLTRSGMALAGTGCLLLAIAPSFIPLFLIGAFLVGCGLGTFTPPNNSRVMSMTPPEHLGVAGSILNMSRTIGMGFGVTVGGVSQDIFLRLFGKADLLPAFRGSFLVSALLAIATLLLLLVNRNTPSTQE from the coding sequence ATGATGACACGACGTTCATATCACTTCGGCAATTACTTTCCCCTGCCTGCCATTGCTCGTCAACATGGATACCATTGGTTCGTCGTGGGAACGGTTTGTATTGGCGCTTTTATGGCCGCCCTTGACGCAAGCATCGTAAGCGTTGCACTCCCAACTCTTCAAAGTGAGTTTCATACATCGATGGCCCACATTGAGTGGGTTAGTTTAGTGTACCTCCTCACTTTGGCTGCACTGATCGTTCCCTTCGGGCGTCTCTCCGATATGGTCGGTCGGCGATGGATGTACACGCTCGGCTTTACCGTCTTTCTCGTTGGCTCCTACCTCTGCGCGACCTCCCAGACGCTCATAGAACTGCTCGTCTTTAGAGCAATTCAGGGCACTGGAGCAGCATTGTTACAGGCAAATAGTGTTTCCCTGATCACAGCAGCCACACCCTACGCTGACCGCGGAAAAGCCATCGGTATTCAAGCCTTTGCGCAGGGATTAGGACTTTGCCTCGGACCATTCTTAGGCGGCCTCCTTGTGCATGTCGCCTCCTGGACTTCAATATTCTATATCAATGTCCCTATCGGCATAATGGGTACCATCATCGGTATTTGTCTGTTACCTCGGCAGGCAAAGGTCCTGAAACAGACGCACTTTGACTTCCTCGGCGCGATCTTTCTGGCGATCACACTCGTGGCCACCATGTATGTACTCAAAGAAGGACTGCAACCGGGCGTTAGCACGCTATGGATGTGTGTCCTGATCGGCGTGATCGTCCTCTTTTCTGTCCTGTTCTGGACGACTGAACAGCGCCAAGAGATGCCCTTGATTGACTTAAGCTACATTCGACAGAGGTCCATCTGGCTCGGAAATTTGACCGGCCTGCTATCGTTTAGCGTAATGTATGCCGTTACGTTGCTAGGTCCATTCTGGCTGATTCACGGTCGGGGCATGACATCTCTTAGCGCGGGGTTATATCTATGCGTTATACCTGCAGGGATGGCACTGTTCACCCCACTTTCAGGATTTCTCGCCGATCACATTCCGAATCACGTGTTGACCCGGTCTGGAATGGCTCTCGCCGGCACTGGTTGTTTGTTACTCGCCATCGCCCCGTCGTTCATACCGCTGTTTCTAATCGGTGCGTTCCTTGTTGGATGCGGTCTCGGAACATTTACACCACCAAACAACTCCCGTGTCATGTCCATGACGCCCCCAGAGCATCTAGGCGTTGCAGGCAGCATATTGAATATGTCCCGAACCATCGGTATGGGATTTGGCGTGACCGTCGGTGGCGTGAGCCAGGATATATTTTTACGTTTGTTCGGCAAAGCCGACTTGCTGCCAGCATTCCGTGGTTCTTTCCTTGTGTCAGCGCTCCTAGCAATCGCTACCCTTCTGCTCCTCCTGGTCAATCGAAACACACCGTCCACACAGGAATAA
- a CDS encoding GntR family transcriptional regulator, which yields MQRNDDSVKESVPLYKQLKAQLLEDIRQGRFSPGELLPSEAELAQTYGVSRTTVRQAVGDLVSGGFVIRRQGKGTYVAEHLHTSTATTLYGFAEVLRSSGLNVVVKVERAEERPCPDSLTDILSVPVGRRTLFIERTAWVDGICYFHDESYVLPPYHVDLSQLAKRPEVFDYVYGFFEQNGVRINSGHQSISAQLASERDRHLFGLSDPAAVLVIERTTYDETGAAVEFSEVRYAADRYQFTVNLLRQVES from the coding sequence ATGCAAAGGAACGATGACTCAGTGAAGGAAAGCGTGCCGTTATACAAACAATTGAAAGCGCAATTGTTAGAGGATATCCGGCAGGGTCGGTTCTCACCTGGAGAGTTATTGCCGTCTGAGGCGGAGCTCGCACAAACATATGGCGTGAGTCGGACAACCGTCCGGCAAGCTGTAGGGGATCTCGTAAGTGGCGGTTTCGTCATCCGTCGACAAGGTAAGGGCACCTATGTAGCCGAGCATCTGCATACATCCACTGCCACGACATTATATGGCTTTGCAGAGGTCCTTCGTTCTAGTGGGCTCAATGTAGTGGTGAAAGTTGAGCGAGCTGAGGAACGGCCTTGCCCCGATTCGCTAACCGATATCCTCTCGGTTCCAGTGGGTCGAAGAACACTCTTTATCGAGCGAACCGCGTGGGTGGATGGAATCTGTTACTTCCACGATGAGTCGTACGTGCTACCTCCGTACCACGTAGACCTATCACAGTTGGCAAAGAGACCAGAAGTATTCGACTATGTCTACGGTTTCTTTGAACAGAATGGCGTACGGATCAATTCCGGTCACCAATCCATTTCCGCGCAATTGGCCTCCGAACGAGATCGTCACCTATTTGGTCTATCCGATCCGGCCGCAGTCCTCGTCATCGAACGCACTACATATGACGAAACGGGGGCTGCTGTGGAGTTCTCAGAAGTCCGTTACGCCGCCGACAGATATCAATTTACCGTCAATCTGCTTCGTCAGGTCGAGTCGTAG
- a CDS encoding SPL family radical SAM protein, with protein sequence MVIIHAGHLWGKLRGASPAIYRKGVAMTARVHIQNTVPRRLLQPASGYLAGYDYSLNPYVGCVFACTYCYVRGMPVARFHQGDWGTYVDVKQIDPAKFLRELQRAREQGRVTIFMSSSTDPYQPQEARANNTRTILTTMAQHMDLVDFIFVQTRSPLVKRDVDVLQSLGDKVLVSMTLETDLETVRQRFTPFAPPLRKRTEALELLHDQGIPTQIAVAPILPASDAFAESIVGIADYVVIDDYFTGDGSGGRRTESLGIRAAYTDDEREQWYSPSAVSVIAKQFQSVFGENRVFFSQTGFLPPSAR encoded by the coding sequence GTGGTAATTATACATGCAGGTCATTTGTGGGGGAAGCTCCGTGGAGCTTCCCCTGCTATCTATCGAAAGGGCGTTGCCATGACTGCACGGGTTCATATACAAAACACAGTCCCTCGTCGTCTGTTACAACCGGCATCCGGTTATCTCGCCGGTTATGACTACTCACTCAATCCATACGTCGGATGTGTGTTCGCGTGTACTTACTGCTATGTTCGTGGTATGCCAGTTGCTCGTTTCCACCAGGGAGATTGGGGCACGTATGTCGATGTCAAACAGATTGATCCCGCGAAATTCTTGCGCGAATTGCAGCGCGCGCGTGAGCAAGGAAGGGTAACGATTTTTATGTCATCCAGTACTGATCCCTACCAGCCACAAGAAGCACGCGCAAATAACACTAGAACCATACTCACAACGATGGCGCAGCATATGGATCTAGTCGACTTTATCTTCGTACAAACACGGTCGCCCCTCGTGAAGCGTGATGTAGACGTGCTACAATCACTCGGTGACAAGGTGCTCGTCAGCATGACCTTAGAAACAGATCTGGAGACCGTTCGTCAGCGCTTCACACCATTCGCTCCACCACTCCGGAAACGGACGGAAGCGCTAGAATTGCTTCACGACCAAGGTATACCTACTCAGATTGCCGTTGCGCCCATCCTTCCCGCAAGTGATGCGTTTGCAGAATCGATTGTTGGCATTGCTGATTACGTCGTCATCGACGACTACTTCACAGGGGACGGTTCCGGAGGTCGTCGGACCGAGTCACTGGGGATTCGCGCGGCATACACCGACGATGAACGGGAACAATGGTATTCCCCTTCGGCAGTGTCCGTCATTGCGAAACAGTTTCAGTCCGTATTCGGAGAAAATCGAGTCTTTTTTAGTCAAACAGGATTCTTACCGCCCTCAGCTCGATGA
- a CDS encoding sulfurtransferase, translated as MSREALVTTEWVADHKNDSNVRLVEVDVDTTAYDSGHIEGAITWNWTTQLNDQVRRDVLSADQWADLLSKSGIGKDTLIVLYGDNNNWFAAFAYWQLKMFGHDNVKLMDGGRKKWELEGRPFVNAVPSYPATNYPSTGKLNENIRAHQVDVYAALGKQSTALVDVRSPQEFTGEVIAPPGMTETAQRGGHIPGAANIPWGKAVNEDGTFKSEEELKALYEGAGITPDKDVIAYCRIGERSSHTWFVLQELLGYKNVKNYDGSWTEWGSMVGVPIER; from the coding sequence ATGTCACGCGAAGCACTCGTAACGACTGAATGGGTTGCAGACCACAAAAACGATTCAAATGTCCGTCTCGTCGAAGTGGATGTCGACACCACCGCATACGACAGTGGACACATTGAAGGAGCCATCACTTGGAACTGGACAACACAGTTGAATGATCAAGTCCGTCGTGACGTTCTGAGTGCTGACCAATGGGCTGATTTGCTCAGCAAGTCAGGCATCGGCAAAGACACACTGATCGTTCTGTACGGTGACAACAACAACTGGTTTGCGGCGTTCGCTTACTGGCAACTAAAAATGTTCGGCCATGACAACGTTAAGTTGATGGACGGCGGCCGCAAAAAGTGGGAATTGGAAGGACGTCCGTTTGTCAATGCAGTCCCCTCCTATCCAGCAACCAATTATCCATCCACGGGAAAACTGAACGAAAACATCCGGGCACACCAAGTAGACGTGTATGCAGCTCTTGGCAAGCAAAGTACTGCGTTGGTTGACGTTCGTAGCCCGCAAGAATTCACAGGTGAAGTCATCGCACCTCCAGGCATGACAGAGACTGCACAACGCGGTGGTCACATCCCAGGTGCAGCGAATATCCCATGGGGAAAGGCTGTCAACGAAGACGGCACATTCAAGTCCGAAGAGGAACTCAAAGCCCTCTACGAAGGAGCAGGCATTACGCCTGACAAGGACGTCATTGCATACTGCCGTATTGGCGAACGCTCCTCTCATACATGGTTTGTTCTGCAAGAATTGCTCGGTTACAAGAACGTGAAAAACTACGACGGCTCTTGGACCGAATGGGGCAGCATGGTAGGCGTTCCGATTGAACGATAA
- a CDS encoding MalY/PatB family protein produces MKYDFDTVIERRQTGSSKWDVLASRFGRDDVLPMWVADMDFVSPPCVQEALIQRAKHGVYGYTVRQDDYFSSIQQWMSTRHGWDIEKDWIASATGVVPALTVIVQAFTNPGDGILIQPPVYYPFKRVITSWGRKAIENPLVEVNGRYEIDFADLEEKAKLAKVMFLCSPHNPVGRVWTEEELVRVGEFCLRHQVLVVADEIHADLVYKGYKHTPFASISPKFAANSITCAAPSKTFNLAGLKTAYVISPNAAIKERYESMLAKASMSEVNPLGVAAMVAAYKQGGPWLNELLEYLDGNLMYLNKFIEEQIPEIRVVQPEGTYLVWLDCRGLNLESRALDQFLVHEAGLALDEGHLFGSEGVGYQRINIGCPRSLLEAGLNCLRDAIERTVRTVSE; encoded by the coding sequence ATGAAATACGACTTTGATACCGTCATTGAAAGACGGCAAACCGGTTCATCAAAGTGGGATGTTCTAGCCTCGCGATTTGGACGTGACGATGTACTTCCGATGTGGGTTGCTGACATGGATTTTGTCTCTCCGCCCTGTGTTCAAGAGGCTCTGATACAACGTGCAAAACACGGCGTTTACGGCTATACAGTCCGTCAAGATGACTATTTCAGTAGCATCCAACAGTGGATGTCCACTCGTCATGGTTGGGACATCGAAAAGGACTGGATTGCCTCCGCGACGGGAGTTGTGCCGGCACTCACAGTGATCGTCCAGGCCTTTACCAATCCAGGCGACGGTATCCTGATTCAACCACCTGTCTATTACCCATTTAAGCGTGTGATCACGTCGTGGGGCAGAAAGGCCATCGAGAATCCCCTTGTCGAGGTGAACGGGCGCTATGAAATTGACTTCGCCGATCTCGAGGAGAAAGCCAAGCTGGCGAAGGTCATGTTTCTCTGTAGTCCGCACAATCCAGTTGGCCGTGTGTGGACCGAAGAGGAGTTAGTTCGCGTGGGGGAATTTTGCCTCCGACATCAAGTTCTCGTTGTTGCTGACGAAATTCACGCTGACTTAGTGTACAAAGGCTACAAGCACACACCATTTGCATCGATCTCACCTAAATTTGCCGCGAATTCCATCACATGTGCGGCTCCCAGCAAGACATTCAATTTGGCTGGCCTGAAAACGGCTTATGTCATTTCACCGAATGCGGCGATCAAAGAGCGGTACGAATCCATGCTCGCCAAAGCGTCGATGTCAGAGGTGAACCCACTTGGTGTTGCGGCCATGGTTGCGGCATATAAGCAGGGGGGGCCGTGGCTGAATGAGTTGCTCGAATACTTGGACGGTAATTTAATGTATCTCAACAAGTTTATCGAGGAGCAGATTCCTGAGATACGAGTCGTTCAGCCTGAGGGGACTTACCTGGTTTGGCTTGATTGTCGTGGCCTCAACTTAGAATCCCGTGCACTTGACCAGTTTCTTGTGCATGAGGCGGGACTTGCCCTCGACGAAGGACATTTGTTCGGGAGCGAGGGAGTTGGATATCAACGGATTAATATCGGATGTCCACGGTCGTTGTTGGAGGCCGGGTTGAACTGTTTACGTGATGCCATTGAGCGAACTGTTCGAACTGTGAGCGAGTGA
- a CDS encoding helix-turn-helix domain-containing protein, whose translation MSSGKDARVKSLLTNREREVFELLVQDKTTKEIAAQLFVSEKTVRNHISNVMKKLNVKGRSQAVVELVRLGELAI comes from the coding sequence ATGTCTTCTGGTAAGGACGCGCGGGTGAAATCGTTGCTCACGAATCGCGAACGAGAAGTCTTCGAGCTCTTGGTTCAAGATAAGACGACTAAGGAAATTGCCGCGCAACTCTTCGTCAGCGAGAAGACGGTGCGGAATCACATCTCGAACGTGATGAAGAAGTTGAACGTGAAAGGTCGGTCCCAAGCGGTGGTCGAACTGGTTCGTCTGGGTGAGTTGGCGATTTAA
- a CDS encoding MarR family winged helix-turn-helix transcriptional regulator: protein MSNHYSEHVVEIEHYLRSVAAAVRRKGRALLEEYGITAPQFEALVVLEREGDLTIGELSNKLYLAYSTTTDLVDRLEKSGYVERKRCSNDRRVVWVQLQPKGANLFEAVLNARRTYLNNIMAAVDLNARKQILDSLELLHMNMATQ, encoded by the coding sequence ATGTCCAACCACTACTCGGAGCACGTTGTTGAAATTGAACATTATCTCCGTTCAGTCGCCGCTGCTGTGAGACGTAAAGGTCGGGCACTACTCGAAGAATATGGGATTACAGCACCACAATTCGAGGCTTTGGTCGTTCTTGAACGCGAGGGAGACTTGACCATAGGGGAATTGAGTAACAAACTGTACTTGGCCTACAGCACCACAACTGATTTAGTGGACAGATTGGAAAAATCGGGGTATGTCGAGCGGAAACGGTGTTCAAATGATCGGCGTGTCGTCTGGGTTCAGTTGCAACCCAAAGGGGCAAACCTGTTTGAGGCCGTCCTAAACGCCCGTCGTACATATCTCAATAATATTATGGCGGCTGTAGATCTGAATGCCCGTAAACAGATTCTTGATTCACTTGAACTGTTACATATGAATATGGCTACTCAGTAA